The segment AAGTGAGTTGAACCGCCTCCGGGAAGAGAACAGCCGCCTGCAGCAGGAGCAGGGCGAGGTGCGTTCCCGGGTCGAGCGGATTCTGAGCCATATTCCCGAGTAGGATCCCCTGGGCGCACCCAGCGCCCCGAAATGGCGGAGGATGGGAAATGGATCAACAGGACCAACAGAAGGTCGAGGTGGATATTTTCGGGCACATCTTGCGGCTCAAGAGCGATGCCGATCCGGAGTACGCCTCCCGTCTCGCGGCCTATGTGGACGAGCAGATCCGCAAGGTCTCCCGCCAGAGCAACGATCCCATCAAGGTGGTGATCCTGGCCTCGATGAACATTGCCAACGAGGTTTTCGAGGAGCGGAGGAGCCGCGAGGCCGAGGCTGCCGCTCTGGAGGAGCGCGCCAACCTACTGATTCAAAAGCTCGAACAGTCCCTCTAGTTTTTTCTGCCCCGTTTCGGGGCTTATTCTGTGTATCTAAAAAAGATGCTTTGGTGGCATAATAGGAGCCAGCGGTAGGATTTTGCCCTGCGGTGTGCGTGATGCAGTTATGCATCTTGACCCAGTACCAATAAAACGGGAGTTCTTCCCCGCGGTGGTGAGCCACTCTGCTTTGTGGGGATCGGCCTGAAGCTGCGGAATGGACGCCCACCTGGCGAAAGCTGGGTACATATGCTCTCTGCACACGGCATTAAAGCGGGGCTTTTTAGTTGTTCCTCCGGTCCTTGTCTCGATGAGAGGCAGGGACCGGAGGACGGCGCTCTCTGCCCGTAGGGGGCGAGGCCGCGGAGGCGGAACTTGAAGGACGCCTCGAGGGCGGACCCCGGCGAGGAGAAAGAGGCTTGGCGCCGCAGGATGCGGGAGCTTCGCGAGTCTCTTTCCCCGGAACGGCATGAAATCCTGAGCCAGTGCCTGTGCCGGCGGCTGGATGTGCTTCTCGCCAGTCTCAATGTCCGCAGAGTGGGAGTGTACTGGGCGGTCAGGGGTGAAGCCGATCTTTCCTCCTTGTGGAAAGGGGTTTCCTCTGCCGGGCGGGTGTATTTTTTCCCCCGTGTATCGGGAGACAGCCTCACCTTTCACCGGGTGCGGGACCCTCGTCAGGAACTCCGGCCAGATGCCTTTGGCATTCCCGCCCCGCCGGACGATGCTCCTCCTTCAGATCCTTCCGCGCTAGATGCTGTGGTGGCCCCGGGCCTGGCCTTCGATCTGTTTGGCGGTCGGCTGGGCCAAGGGGCGGGCTTCTACGACCGCTTTTTGGGGGGGCTGAATGCGCCGCCGGCCATGATTGGGGTGGGCTTTGGCTTTCAGCTCACCTGGGGTGAAAGACTCCCCCTGCACGCCGGGGATGTCTTGATGAACTGGGTGCTTACTGACCGGGAGGCGGTTCGGTGCCTGCCGTTTACATACTCTAGGAGTGAGAAATGACGACGATGCTATTGCTCGGGCTTGTCGCGGCGGCGTTGGGTGCTGCGGCCGGTTCGATGGTTGTGATGATTTTGGGCCGGAAGAAATCCGAAGGCGAGATCGAGAGAGCCCGGGGCGAGTTTGAAGAACGGGTCCGCCAGCTCGAGGCTTCTTCCGGAAAAGAGGTCGAGCGGCGGATTCGCGAGGCCGAGCTCAGCCACAAGGACGAGATGCTTCGCCACCGCGAGGAGGTTGAGCGCCAGAACCAGTCCCGTGTGGATGAGATCCAGAAGATCGAAGAGCGCCTCCTCCAGCGCGAGGAGACGCTCGATAAGCGGCGCCAGAGCCTCGATACGAAGGAACTTTCGGTCGAGCGCCGCGAGGGGGAGCTCTCCCTCCGGGCGGAGAACGTTCGCCAGGAGGAGAGCCGCATCAAGGAGCTGCAGTCACAGGAGCTGCGCAAGCTCGAGGAAATCGCCGGGATGAGCGCCGAGACGGCGAAGCATGAGCTCAAGGAGCGCTTCATGGAAGAGTCGCGGTTGGACATCGCGGCCGATGTGCAGCGGATGGAGAAGAAAGCGAAGGAAAACGTCGAGCGCGACGCCCGGCAGATGGTGGCGCTCTCGGTGGAGCGTTATGCCTCCGAGCACGTGGCCGAATCCACCGTCAGCGTCGTGGCTCTGCCCAGCGACGAGATGAAGGGCCGGATCATCGGCCGCGAGGGGCGGAACATCCGCGCCCTGGAGATGGCCACGGGGGTGGACATTATCATTGACGACACCCCCGAGGCGGTAGTCGTTTCGGGCTTCGACAAGGTGCGCCGCGAGACGGCCCGCCTCGCCCTCGAAGCGCTCGTTCAGGACGGCCGCATTCATCCGGGCCGCATCGAGGAAGTCGTCAGGAAGACCAAGAGCGAGCTCGATGCGCGGATCAAGGAGGCCGGCGAGCAGGCCGCCTTCGAGCTGGGCCTGGAGGGAATGATTCATCCCGACCTGATTTTTCTCCTCGGCAGGATGCGCTACCGCACCAGCTACAGCCAGAACGTTCTCAAGCACTCGATCGAGGTGGCCCACTTGTGCGGCATGATGGCCTCCGAGCTGAGGATGGACAACACCTTGGCGAAGCGCGCCGGGCTTCTCCACGACATCGGCAAGGCGGCCACCCACGAGATTGAGGGTTCCCACGTCCAGATCGGCTACGATCTCGCACGGAAATACAACGAGCCTCCCGAGGTGCTGAA is part of the bacterium genome and harbors:
- a CDS encoding cell division protein ZapA; the encoded protein is MDQQDQQKVEVDIFGHILRLKSDADPEYASRLAAYVDEQIRKVSRQSNDPIKVVILASMNIANEVFEERRSREAEAAALEERANLLIQKLEQSL
- a CDS encoding 5-formyltetrahydrofolate cyclo-ligase, producing the protein MKDASRADPGEEKEAWRRRMRELRESLSPERHEILSQCLCRRLDVLLASLNVRRVGVYWAVRGEADLSSLWKGVSSAGRVYFFPRVSGDSLTFHRVRDPRQELRPDAFGIPAPPDDAPPSDPSALDAVVAPGLAFDLFGGRLGQGAGFYDRFLGGLNAPPAMIGVGFGFQLTWGERLPLHAGDVLMNWVLTDREAVRCLPFTYSRSEK
- the rny gene encoding ribonuclease Y, producing the protein MTTMLLLGLVAAALGAAAGSMVVMILGRKKSEGEIERARGEFEERVRQLEASSGKEVERRIREAELSHKDEMLRHREEVERQNQSRVDEIQKIEERLLQREETLDKRRQSLDTKELSVERREGELSLRAENVRQEESRIKELQSQELRKLEEIAGMSAETAKHELKERFMEESRLDIAADVQRMEKKAKENVERDARQMVALSVERYASEHVAESTVSVVALPSDEMKGRIIGREGRNIRALEMATGVDIIIDDTPEAVVVSGFDKVRRETARLALEALVQDGRIHPGRIEEVVRKTKSELDARIKEAGEQAAFELGLEGMIHPDLIFLLGRMRYRTSYSQNVLKHSIEVAHLCGMMASELRMDNTLAKRAGLLHDIGKAATHEIEGSHVQIGYDLARKYNEPPEVLNAILSHHEDEEPNCIESLLVKASDTLSAARPGARREMVESYIKRLEALEKIGESFKGVEKCFAIQAGREIRVAVLPDEISDAQATFLARDIAKRIETERTYPGEILVTVIRETRHTATAR